A portion of the Leifsonia sp. EB41 genome contains these proteins:
- a CDS encoding SDR family NAD(P)-dependent oxidoreductase has protein sequence MTIGGHMLIDFTGQVVIVSGGGRGIGRGLVERFAAENATVVAVDLAFDDAVTELVRTIKCDVTDAASVRAAIDAVESEFGRIDVLVNNAGVNVEGEVETLDPERWRACFDVNVFGVFALSQAVIPAMKRAGRGRIVNAASFAAVIPSVGAAAYGASKAAVVQFTRVLASELGPWNITVNAYAPGMIPTAMNGFADLPEARANRLLDTLSLRRWERPEDVADLVCFLASDYAGYLTGALIDVSGGKFATQMPSLAHERAAL, from the coding sequence GCTCATCGACTTCACCGGGCAGGTCGTCATCGTCAGCGGGGGAGGCCGCGGGATCGGGCGCGGGCTCGTGGAGCGGTTCGCCGCCGAGAACGCGACTGTCGTCGCCGTCGACCTCGCCTTCGACGACGCCGTGACCGAGCTCGTGCGCACGATCAAGTGCGACGTCACGGACGCCGCGTCCGTCCGCGCCGCGATCGACGCCGTGGAGAGCGAGTTCGGCCGCATCGACGTCCTCGTGAACAACGCCGGCGTCAACGTGGAGGGCGAGGTCGAGACCCTGGACCCCGAGCGCTGGCGGGCGTGCTTCGACGTGAACGTGTTCGGGGTGTTCGCGCTGTCGCAGGCCGTGATCCCGGCGATGAAGCGGGCGGGGCGCGGGCGGATCGTCAACGCGGCCTCCTTCGCGGCGGTCATCCCGAGCGTGGGCGCGGCGGCCTACGGCGCGTCCAAAGCCGCGGTCGTGCAGTTCACGCGCGTGCTCGCCTCCGAGCTCGGGCCGTGGAACATCACGGTCAACGCGTACGCGCCCGGGATGATCCCCACCGCCATGAACGGCTTCGCCGACCTCCCGGAGGCCCGCGCGAACCGCCTGCTCGACACCCTGTCCCTGCGCCGCTGGGAGCGTCCGGAGGACGTCGCCGACCTGGTCTGCTTCCTCGCCAGCGACTACGCCGGTTACCTCACGGGCGCGCTCATCGACGTCTCCGGCGGCAAGTTCGCCACCCAGATGCCGAGCCTCGCGCACGAGCGGG